In the genome of Megalops cyprinoides isolate fMegCyp1 chromosome 7, fMegCyp1.pri, whole genome shotgun sequence, one region contains:
- the ajap1 gene encoding adherens junction-associated protein 1 isoform X1, whose product MTEKKHVSSSCSSMSALRSGSLPGRHAWILLAMIHLTMDFSFCSPLTQGPVLKLLSKPVPRHRAGPAPLWDPSSRPHWRALGPWWQRALRPALQPGDKGGKAPTLASQKHITQRPTHRGSPCKECQSKHSSSEVLDSLASPGGGGNSDTVTFLIRPRRQLKWDSYERSQDSRTTTVPGFIDWGPTGGEDGGEDDGKVVPNSTVSTKALTTTVTTTIATTTKRYPQTNYAVVTTMYPRRQSTTQSGIITGETAKPPKPFGDTAGLAVHQIITITVSLIMVIAALITTLVLKNCCAQSGNGRHNSHQRKINQQEESCQNLTDFTPARVPSNVDIFTAYNDSLQCSHECVRTAVPVYTDEMIQQAPVYKTSYNGNRPSPTERQLIPVAFVSEKWFEISC is encoded by the exons ATGACTGAAAAGAAACATGTTTCTTCTTCTTGCAGTTCGATGTCTGCTTTAAGATCCGGGAGCTTGCCGGGACGCCACGCGTGGATTCTTCTAGCCATGATACACCTCACCATGGATTTCTCCTTCTGTAGCCCCCTGACTCAAGGCCCAGTGCTCAAGCTCCTCTCCAAACCCGTGCCTCGACATAGGGCCGGCCCCGCGCCCCTGTGGGACCCTTCCAGCAGACCCCACTGGCGGGCCCTGGGCCCCTGGTGGCAGAGGGCCCTACGCCCTGCGTTGCAGCCGGGCGACAAAGGGGGGAAGGCACCCACGTTGGCAAGTCAAAAGCACATTACACAGAGGCCCACACACAGAGGCTCTCCTTGTAAGGAATGCCAGTCGAAACACTCTTCCAGCGAGGTGCTGGACTCTCTGGCGtctccgggaggaggaggaaactCAGACACAGTGACCTTTTTGATAAGGCCAAGGAGGCAGCTGAAGTGGGACAGCTACGAGAGGTCCCAGGACAGCAGGACAACGACGGTGCCTGGATTTATAGACTGGGGGCCGACGGGGGGAGAGGACGGGGGTGAGGACGATGGCAAGGTAGTGCCCAACTCCACTGTGTCCACCAAAGCCCTGACCACCACCGTCACCACCACCATCGCCACCACAACAAAGAGGTACCCCCAGACGAACTATGCGGTGGTGACCACCATGTACCCCAGGAGACAGAGCACAACACAGTCCGGCATCATCACTGGGGAGACTGCCAAACCACCAAAGCCATTCGGAGACACAGCAG GTCTGGCCGTTCACCAGATTATTACAATCACTGTGTCTCTAATCATGGTAATCGCGGCCTTGATAACAACACTCGTCCTTAAAAACTG CTGTGCGCAGAGTGGGAATGGTCGCCACAATAGCCATCAACGGAAGATCAACCAACAGGAAGAGAGCTGTCAGAACCTGACGGATTTCACTCCCGCCCGGGTGCCAAGCAACGTGGATATCTTCACGGCCTACAACGACAGTTTACAGTGCTCACATGAGTGCGTACGGACAGCGGTGCCTGTGTACACGGACGAGATGATCCAGCAGGCCCCTGTGTACAAGACATCATACAACGGAAATAG ACCTTCGCCCACTGAACGGCAGCTAATTCCCGTGGCCTTTGTGTCTGAAAAATGGTTCGAAATCTCCTGCTGA
- the ajap1 gene encoding adherens junction-associated protein 1 isoform X2, producing MWIKRIVARSSMSALRSGSLPGRHAWILLAMIHLTMDFSFCSPLTQGPVLKLLSKPVPRHRAGPAPLWDPSSRPHWRALGPWWQRALRPALQPGDKGGKAPTLASQKHITQRPTHRGSPCKECQSKHSSSEVLDSLASPGGGGNSDTVTFLIRPRRQLKWDSYERSQDSRTTTVPGFIDWGPTGGEDGGEDDGKVVPNSTVSTKALTTTVTTTIATTTKRYPQTNYAVVTTMYPRRQSTTQSGIITGETAKPPKPFGDTAGLAVHQIITITVSLIMVIAALITTLVLKNCCAQSGNGRHNSHQRKINQQEESCQNLTDFTPARVPSNVDIFTAYNDSLQCSHECVRTAVPVYTDEMIQQAPVYKTSYNGNRPSPTERQLIPVAFVSEKWFEISC from the exons TTCGATGTCTGCTTTAAGATCCGGGAGCTTGCCGGGACGCCACGCGTGGATTCTTCTAGCCATGATACACCTCACCATGGATTTCTCCTTCTGTAGCCCCCTGACTCAAGGCCCAGTGCTCAAGCTCCTCTCCAAACCCGTGCCTCGACATAGGGCCGGCCCCGCGCCCCTGTGGGACCCTTCCAGCAGACCCCACTGGCGGGCCCTGGGCCCCTGGTGGCAGAGGGCCCTACGCCCTGCGTTGCAGCCGGGCGACAAAGGGGGGAAGGCACCCACGTTGGCAAGTCAAAAGCACATTACACAGAGGCCCACACACAGAGGCTCTCCTTGTAAGGAATGCCAGTCGAAACACTCTTCCAGCGAGGTGCTGGACTCTCTGGCGtctccgggaggaggaggaaactCAGACACAGTGACCTTTTTGATAAGGCCAAGGAGGCAGCTGAAGTGGGACAGCTACGAGAGGTCCCAGGACAGCAGGACAACGACGGTGCCTGGATTTATAGACTGGGGGCCGACGGGGGGAGAGGACGGGGGTGAGGACGATGGCAAGGTAGTGCCCAACTCCACTGTGTCCACCAAAGCCCTGACCACCACCGTCACCACCACCATCGCCACCACAACAAAGAGGTACCCCCAGACGAACTATGCGGTGGTGACCACCATGTACCCCAGGAGACAGAGCACAACACAGTCCGGCATCATCACTGGGGAGACTGCCAAACCACCAAAGCCATTCGGAGACACAGCAG GTCTGGCCGTTCACCAGATTATTACAATCACTGTGTCTCTAATCATGGTAATCGCGGCCTTGATAACAACACTCGTCCTTAAAAACTG CTGTGCGCAGAGTGGGAATGGTCGCCACAATAGCCATCAACGGAAGATCAACCAACAGGAAGAGAGCTGTCAGAACCTGACGGATTTCACTCCCGCCCGGGTGCCAAGCAACGTGGATATCTTCACGGCCTACAACGACAGTTTACAGTGCTCACATGAGTGCGTACGGACAGCGGTGCCTGTGTACACGGACGAGATGATCCAGCAGGCCCCTGTGTACAAGACATCATACAACGGAAATAG ACCTTCGCCCACTGAACGGCAGCTAATTCCCGTGGCCTTTGTGTCTGAAAAATGGTTCGAAATCTCCTGCTGA